Proteins from a genomic interval of Croceicoccus naphthovorans:
- a CDS encoding NlpC/P60 family protein yields the protein MIGDRIAAAASDLIGAPFRLHGRDANTGLDCLGLIGLALERVGRECRLPQRYALRNRDIAQPLHFATLNGFIPCTGLWKAGDLLLFTLPGAQNHMAIACDRNVIVHAHAGLGRVVRGPAEGDWSETAHWRCSEE from the coding sequence ATGATCGGAGATCGCATTGCCGCAGCGGCATCCGACCTAATCGGCGCTCCCTTTCGACTGCACGGCAGGGACGCAAATACAGGGCTCGATTGTCTGGGCCTGATCGGCTTGGCCCTCGAACGGGTGGGTCGAGAATGCCGGTTGCCCCAGAGGTACGCCCTGCGCAATCGTGACATTGCGCAGCCTCTGCACTTCGCCACGCTCAACGGTTTTATCCCCTGTACAGGACTTTGGAAGGCTGGCGATTTGCTGCTTTTCACTTTGCCAGGCGCCCAAAACCACATGGCAATCGCATGCGATCGAAACGTGATCGTCCACGCCCATGCAGGACTAGGCCGCGTCGTTCGCGGGCCTGCCGAGGGCGATTGGTCAGAGACTGCGCATTGGCGCTGCTCCGAAGAATGA
- a CDS encoding DUF2163 domain-containing protein, whose protein sequence is MSRDWFTEELETVATWWRVYRRDGVTVGLTSHDRDLVFDDIRHQTAPGMVPSAIRLSADFEPDSAEVTGAFDHHAITAEDLAAGRFDGARVEMGVVDWETRETEMIYSGTIGRVEEDGPSFSAELQSEKARLSVDLIPRTSPTCRADFCGPECGLSSALFTHETTVSKIDFEDNAITLSAGPSAADLLDGSVTWIDGKTAGLSHRIAAVDGNRLILDPFIRNFENVDARVSVRQGCDHRWQTCADRFDNAVNFRGEPFLPGNDLLTRYPKAK, encoded by the coding sequence ATGAGCCGGGACTGGTTCACCGAAGAGCTGGAGACGGTCGCAACATGGTGGCGCGTATATCGCCGCGACGGAGTGACGGTGGGGCTAACCAGCCACGACCGCGACCTGGTTTTTGACGACATTCGTCATCAAACGGCGCCTGGCATGGTGCCATCCGCGATCCGGCTCAGCGCAGATTTTGAACCGGACAGCGCCGAAGTGACAGGTGCTTTCGATCACCATGCCATAACCGCCGAGGATTTGGCCGCAGGCCGGTTCGACGGCGCGCGGGTAGAGATGGGCGTCGTGGACTGGGAAACGCGCGAGACCGAAATGATCTATTCCGGTACGATCGGCCGGGTGGAAGAGGACGGACCCAGCTTTTCCGCAGAATTGCAGTCGGAAAAGGCGCGCCTTTCGGTAGATCTGATACCGCGCACCAGCCCTACCTGTCGCGCCGATTTCTGCGGCCCGGAATGTGGACTTTCTTCAGCGCTGTTCACTCATGAAACAACGGTCTCGAAGATCGATTTCGAGGACAATGCCATCACGCTTTCAGCAGGGCCGTCTGCGGCCGACCTGCTGGACGGATCCGTGACATGGATCGACGGGAAGACCGCAGGCTTGTCGCACCGAATTGCGGCAGTCGACGGCAACCGCCTGATACTCGACCCTTTCATTCGAAACTTTGAGAATGTCGACGCGCGCGTGTCAGTGCGCCAGGGTTGCGATCATCGCTGGCAGACCTGCGCGGATCGGTTCGACAATGCCGTGAACTTCAGGGGCGAACCGTTCTTACCCGGCAATGATCTGCTGACCCGGTACCCCAAGGCGAAATGA
- a CDS encoding DUF2460 domain-containing protein yields MAYWLAKTRKGQRSDWIQRFDPRFWTVNFPRPMMAAVTTTAPDALRVDCVFYRHNDLAGLIWDSTDRLDHPLTSYETNRDYRRLTVKFRWRSGGVIALDAVNGPTLTIEGRDADGNPRTWYVRLWNYAEGSPNDAVVELPFSSLDGGYFLPYEADPVYAGDVDRMFVSIVPPGYSGSDTALNAPAEGWVELRDIKADGQGAMLAVGDVLVPPHGVGMCTAFDDSGTQTPARLLRNIRALGYRGEIVHYLGMSHYYSLRSEGEDFVVDKNAPAFNVAAEAWHRDYFSKCREMGFEPIASLSYELLAMHCPQDWTQRDLQGQPALTGWDPPSNLLSPANAEAMAYLQKIGRASIGLMRDAGVAARFQIGEPWWWTYQDGRICLYDDAAREAFGGSPVAIPSLRDALDTSQTNLLSLAGTILAQSTLSLRDAVRDQALPEACDVRLLAFLPTLLDPATPEARRANLPMEWSAPAFDRLQVEDYDWLTGGQDGARMSAYAAVNDRLAYPIEAQDYLSGFVLRPQDASEFWSRIDKGLDEAGRRGVPRRFVWASPHVMRDGYVRLPQPDEEDTMQSFDDVSYPLALGRGSAVVPEFSTTIVITASGHEHRNSVWSDARLRFDVGPGIRSEAELGVLLAFFRARRGAARGFRLRDTNDFSSNGMIEEPTPFDQLLGIGDGATVAYPLVKHYGSGGDAQRRRITRPDPASIKVSVDGIETADWSFEEYGVIRLSDAPIQGADIRAGFLFDVPVRFAEDRLEISSAVFAAGEAPSVPLIELREDR; encoded by the coding sequence ATGGCCTACTGGCTCGCCAAGACCCGCAAGGGACAGCGAAGCGACTGGATTCAGCGCTTCGATCCGCGTTTCTGGACCGTGAATTTCCCGCGCCCGATGATGGCGGCTGTTACGACAACCGCCCCGGATGCGCTGCGGGTGGATTGTGTCTTTTATCGCCACAACGATCTGGCCGGGTTGATCTGGGATAGCACCGACAGGCTCGATCACCCGCTTACCTCATACGAGACAAATCGCGACTATCGCCGCCTGACCGTGAAGTTCCGATGGAGGTCAGGCGGTGTAATCGCGCTGGATGCGGTGAACGGCCCGACCCTGACTATTGAGGGCCGCGATGCCGACGGCAATCCGCGCACCTGGTACGTCCGGCTTTGGAACTATGCCGAAGGGTCGCCGAACGACGCTGTCGTGGAACTGCCCTTCTCAAGCCTCGATGGGGGATATTTCCTGCCTTACGAAGCCGATCCGGTCTATGCCGGGGACGTCGATCGGATGTTCGTCTCGATCGTTCCGCCCGGCTACAGCGGATCGGATACCGCATTGAATGCGCCTGCTGAAGGGTGGGTCGAACTGCGCGATATCAAGGCCGATGGACAGGGCGCGATGCTTGCTGTCGGCGATGTGCTGGTCCCGCCGCATGGCGTCGGAATGTGCACGGCCTTCGACGATAGCGGCACACAAACCCCCGCCCGCCTGCTGCGGAATATTCGTGCGCTGGGCTACCGTGGAGAGATCGTCCACTATCTCGGCATGAGCCACTATTATTCGCTGCGCTCGGAAGGTGAAGACTTTGTCGTCGACAAGAATGCCCCCGCCTTCAACGTAGCGGCAGAGGCATGGCATCGCGACTATTTTAGTAAGTGTCGCGAGATGGGTTTCGAGCCCATTGCCTCGCTATCCTACGAATTGCTGGCCATGCATTGCCCGCAAGATTGGACTCAGCGCGACCTGCAAGGCCAACCGGCCCTGACAGGATGGGATCCGCCTTCCAACTTGCTGTCTCCGGCCAATGCGGAAGCCATGGCGTACCTTCAGAAGATCGGTCGCGCCTCTATAGGCCTGATGCGGGATGCAGGGGTCGCGGCCAGGTTCCAGATCGGCGAGCCGTGGTGGTGGACTTATCAGGACGGACGAATTTGCCTCTACGACGATGCAGCGAGGGAGGCGTTTGGCGGCAGTCCGGTTGCGATCCCGTCTCTGCGCGATGCACTCGATACGTCCCAGACCAACCTATTGAGTCTGGCTGGAACGATTTTGGCGCAATCGACGCTCAGCTTGCGCGATGCCGTTCGGGATCAGGCATTGCCGGAGGCTTGCGATGTTAGACTACTGGCGTTTCTTCCGACGTTGCTCGATCCGGCGACACCGGAAGCGCGCCGCGCCAACCTGCCGATGGAATGGTCGGCACCGGCTTTCGACCGCCTGCAAGTCGAAGACTACGACTGGCTGACCGGCGGGCAAGATGGCGCGCGAATGTCGGCCTATGCCGCCGTGAACGATCGGCTCGCCTATCCCATCGAAGCGCAGGACTATCTGTCCGGCTTCGTCCTGCGACCCCAAGACGCATCCGAGTTCTGGTCGCGCATCGACAAGGGTCTGGATGAGGCGGGTCGTCGCGGCGTGCCCCGCCGGTTCGTGTGGGCCAGTCCGCATGTGATGCGCGACGGTTATGTCCGTTTGCCGCAACCCGATGAAGAGGACACCATGCAATCTTTCGACGACGTTTCCTACCCGCTTGCCCTCGGACGCGGATCGGCGGTCGTTCCTGAATTTTCGACGACGATCGTCATCACTGCCTCGGGCCACGAACATCGCAATTCAGTCTGGTCGGACGCGCGCCTGAGATTTGACGTCGGGCCCGGTATCCGGTCGGAAGCCGAATTGGGTGTCCTGCTCGCCTTCTTCAGGGCGCGGCGAGGCGCGGCGCGTGGGTTCAGACTGCGCGACACCAATGACTTCAGCTCAAACGGAATGATCGAAGAGCCAACACCCTTTGATCAGCTGTTGGGTATCGGCGATGGCGCGACTGTGGCCTACCCGCTGGTCAAGCACTACGGTTCCGGCGGCGACGCTCAGCGAAGGCGTATCACCCGGCCCGATCCTGCGAGTATCAAGGTCTCGGTCGATGGTATTGAAACCGCCGACTGGTCGTTTGAGGAATATGGCGTCATTCGCTTGAGCGATGCCCCAATACAAGGAGCGGACATCAGGGCCGGTTTCCTCTTCGATGTGCCGGTCCGGTTTGCCGAAGATCGCCTAGAAATCTCGAGCGCAGTTTTTGCGGCTGGTGAAGCCCCCAGCGTACCCTTGATCGAATTGAGAGAAGATCGATGA
- a CDS encoding phage tail assembly chaperone: MNNDRPDSFTTDAARLCGQCALIMGWRPDEFWAATPAEIASIFNAFQAPKQNASVSRADLDRLMEQDHG; this comes from the coding sequence ATGAATAACGATCGACCAGACAGCTTTACGACTGACGCAGCACGCCTTTGTGGGCAGTGCGCGCTGATAATGGGGTGGCGACCGGACGAGTTCTGGGCTGCCACCCCAGCGGAAATCGCGTCGATTTTCAACGCATTCCAAGCCCCGAAGCAAAACGCGAGCGTCAGCCGCGCCGATCTAGACCGATTGATGGAGCAGGATCATGGATAG
- a CDS encoding gene transfer agent family protein — translation MSEGLANPARGEAAIQIGDRKRRLRPTFAALVAAEEELGSLFTLVERAGAGRLKLSEMTALFWHCLADRADLTRDDVGEAVAAQGLAASAPSLRAVLRQVLQGHE, via the coding sequence ATGAGCGAAGGTCTAGCCAACCCGGCACGGGGCGAGGCCGCGATCCAGATCGGCGACCGCAAACGTCGTCTGCGTCCGACTTTTGCCGCCCTTGTCGCGGCCGAGGAGGAACTGGGCTCGCTGTTCACACTGGTCGAGCGTGCGGGCGCGGGCCGCCTGAAATTGTCGGAAATGACGGCGCTATTCTGGCACTGTCTTGCCGACCGGGCCGACTTGACTCGCGACGACGTAGGCGAGGCGGTTGCGGCGCAGGGTCTTGCCGCCAGCGCGCCTTCCTTGCGGGCCGTCCTTCGACAGGTGCTGCAGGGGCATGAATAA
- a CDS encoding phage major tail protein, TP901-1 family — protein sequence MSAQKGSAFLLKIGDGGSPATFSTVAGLRTTQMSITGDAVVVTTKESGGWRELLSGAGVRQVSVSAAGIFLGSAAETGIRAHALAGTIAEYELSFEDGERMRGQFLVQRLDYAGDFNGERNYTLTLESSGPVAPVVA from the coding sequence ATGAGCGCCCAGAAAGGCAGTGCCTTCCTCCTCAAGATCGGTGACGGCGGGTCGCCGGCCACTTTCAGCACGGTTGCCGGTCTACGCACGACGCAAATGTCGATCACTGGCGATGCCGTCGTCGTGACCACCAAGGAATCAGGCGGCTGGCGCGAACTGTTGTCGGGCGCAGGCGTTCGGCAGGTGTCGGTCAGCGCGGCTGGCATCTTCCTTGGTTCAGCGGCAGAAACCGGAATTCGCGCCCATGCGCTGGCTGGCACGATTGCCGAATACGAGCTCAGCTTTGAAGATGGCGAACGGATGCGCGGCCAATTTCTGGTTCAGCGGCTCGACTACGCCGGGGATTTCAATGGTGAGCGCAATTACACGCTGACGCTGGAAAGCTCCGGCCCGGTCGCTCCGGTGGTGGCATGA
- a CDS encoding DUF3168 domain-containing protein, which translates to MEIALRAALLGYLSNHPRLSTELNAISEEAPLRASLPWLAIVASASSDWSHKTGSGREVRIAIELQARGDDPETAGQLVAEIEKAVEDLPHDQTGFRIANIQFLRARTEQRGGTIRAVLLEYRFRILAN; encoded by the coding sequence ATGGAAATCGCCCTTCGCGCCGCGCTGCTCGGCTACCTAAGCAACCACCCTCGACTTAGCACCGAACTGAACGCCATCAGCGAAGAGGCCCCCCTGCGCGCAAGCCTGCCATGGCTTGCCATCGTTGCCAGCGCGAGTTCGGACTGGAGCCACAAGACCGGATCGGGCCGAGAGGTCCGCATCGCGATAGAGCTTCAGGCGCGCGGCGACGATCCCGAAACAGCCGGACAGCTCGTTGCGGAGATCGAGAAAGCGGTCGAGGACCTGCCGCACGATCAGACCGGCTTTCGCATCGCCAATATCCAGTTTCTGCGCGCCCGCACCGAACAGCGCGGCGGCACGATCCGTGCCGTCCTCCTCGAATACCGGTTCCGCATCCTTGCGAACTGA
- a CDS encoding head-tail connector protein gives MKRAVLAPADLPASAIAELKVWLGINTTREDALLGSLLSASLDICEAYTGVRPILATCEEVWPVRPIAFTVTGWQSLSTRPIETIEAVDAIALDGTRTALSEEAYEIDLDADGTGRFRMVDVGSARRVAVRFTAGLANDWDSLPDAIRQGVMRLAAHHHRMRDTGGGDTVPPRAVVALWQPWRRMRIA, from the coding sequence ATGAAGCGCGCCGTCCTTGCCCCAGCCGACCTTCCCGCTTCGGCCATTGCCGAGCTGAAGGTATGGCTGGGCATCAATACCACGCGCGAAGACGCGCTGCTGGGTTCCCTCCTTTCCGCCTCGCTCGACATTTGCGAGGCTTATACCGGCGTCAGGCCGATCCTTGCCACCTGCGAGGAAGTCTGGCCCGTTCGCCCGATCGCATTCACCGTCACCGGCTGGCAAAGCCTGTCCACCCGGCCTATCGAAACTATCGAAGCGGTGGATGCCATCGCCCTTGACGGCACGCGCACCGCGCTTTCGGAAGAAGCCTATGAGATCGACCTAGACGCCGACGGCACGGGCCGGTTTCGCATGGTCGATGTCGGGTCTGCCAGACGCGTCGCCGTCCGCTTTACCGCTGGCCTTGCGAACGACTGGGACAGCCTGCCCGACGCGATCCGGCAAGGCGTGATGCGGCTTGCCGCGCATCATCACCGGATGCGCGACACGGGCGGTGGCGATACGGTTCCTCCGCGCGCGGTCGTCGCCCTGTGGCAACCGTGGCGCCGGATGCGCATCGCATGA